tttttgaagttcTTCAAATCAATTatcatcttcttcctcaagaAGTGCATGTCAGATATGTTGGATCAGAGTTTCCTCCATCTAACACCTATTGAACGATGATATATTCTTCTTCAACATTCATTCTTTCAAAACTATAGCAACAAAGTTGCTCGTGGCATTATTAGCATTTGGAATCACACACACACCCTcttttggagtttttttttttttttttggagaaaaataatACTGTAGCCATATATACGAACGAGATGAAAATATACTAATTACTCAATACgtcaagaaaatatttcaaaaaaaaaaaaatttccccaaaaattcacaaaaatttgtCGTTTTGAGAATGCAGTAGGTTTGCCAAATCCTTCAAAGAGTAAAGATCATGCATGGTTCTGGTTTAGTACGAATGGATTTGTCATCCAATGGAAAAGATCGAGAATCCATTATTATTATTCGGGTTATTATCCAATTCAGACAATCATTCACCTTTGTTTTCTTCCGGGTTCTGCTTTAATAATTGCCTAAAACTAAAAGGCTTCATCTAATCTCTCTTTGACAAccttagaaaatgaaataaaagtgaACGGGACAGCACCAAGCATTGGGAAGCATGGTCGGTCAGAGCAGCGTAACAATGCCCTGTAATTATTGGCAATGCCCAAAAACGTGCACTGTTCTTCCAAAAAGACAGTTCTTGGCTTTACATCCACTAATATCGCCATGGAGCGAAGAGATAAAATGGCATGGCAGCACGTAATTCCAATCGGACCCAATATCATTTCTCCAATATCAAGAatctctccctctcttctcttctcttttcttttcttttcttttcttttcttttttggattgAGGGATTTGGATCGAACTGATTCAAATCATTCATCCAAATAACTATTGAATTACAAACCTATTCATCCATTCACATCAAACCCATTGATTCTGTTTAACTCTACGCTGAGGTGAAGGAATAGGCCCAAGGAGGGACTATGAGAAAAGCAGCTGGCCTGACTTGATTACCCATCAAGTATCAATCATGTCTCCTCTTTTCTGAAATTCCAAAGCAGAGAGATTCACCCTTTTTTACTGTCATCTTTTACTTATTGTATTCTGCTCACATATCTGTCATGCATCAGCTTGGAATTTACACCCCACAATACAGCAAAGCCTTCACTCTTTTCTAGTTTTCGTGTTGCACGCGCATGCTACTGTttgatactccctccgtcccgttttgttagtcttgatttttttttcacatatatTAAGAAAgtataattaatttggttggaaacataaatttagattaataatttcctaaaatacccttatgctaatcacgaagagtgccaattaatatcagttaTAACTAATGGGGTTAGTATTGGAAAAGCTCAATatattcaatgtagtgggttagtatttaataacaatgtattaataacaagatatttaataagggtattttagacaatttgaaagattactacatttcttaatggAAAAGTGgattacaatttgggacagacgaaaaaggaaaacaaaactatcaaagtgggacggagggagtatcatGTTCCCTCCTTCAAGTTTGGTTTCATGTGTGGGCGAGCCTACAAGTTTTGGATCACTCCTGGATAAGCATAATATGATCGACAATTTCTATTTCATTccttttaaaataaaagaaaagaaaagaaaaactagtgaattAGTGCATCCACATTCTAGCTAGCTTTCTTGGGCATGATGCGTCCAGAAAACGAGTTTTGACCATAAGCCTTTGCGGGGCATGAGTATGGATGGATCAGGATTGCCAGCGAGGGTAAAGATGGGAAAGGCGAGGTGTTCCATGCAGGGAAAGTGAGTCAAAAAAGTTGTGGACTGGTGCATCCTTGAATGCTGCAACCATGTCCTGGCCATGGCACTTGTGGATGAGAGCATGAGCGAGTATAAGTGGAACTGGGCTCCCGTCGGCTTGAGCAACAACCTACTTGTTTGGATCCTTTTGGGTGTCTTCGCTTTGATTTGGTCCCTCTACGTTGTGTGCGCCAGCACACCCTTGAAGAGGATGAAGAGCGCCTGAGTCTggattctctctctctcgctacTATTTCATGACAAATAAAAGTGAAGTTTAGGAGAATTCGATTTCAATCGTTATTATGTGTCACAGGATGTGTCCGATCACTTACAGATATTTTCTTGTCCCACAAAGACAATTTTCACATCGACAGATCACTTACAAACATTTTCTTATTTCACTAAAAATAATTTTCACATTGACAACGAATTTGAATACAGAATCTTTCATAAAAAAAGAGAACCTTTCTTGTTAATCGAGCAAACTTGTATTAGCGTCTGGATTGTTACTATAAACTCCACAATTCAAGTCTTACCGAATTTGTGTCATACTACTACTACTTCATTTGATGGTATTTCTGTAAAACTTCTCAAGTGTGTTTGGATTCtcaagtgtgtttggattgagatgatttttgaaaaaatagtttGTTTCACGagtttcaatcatttttttttatatgtcaCGTTATAAAAAGTGTTAAAATAATtactcaaataaatcatccaaataaactcctattTGGTTGGCTTCTCCTCCTAGCTTTGCTATCATAAATTCATTTACCTCTTgtttttggttttggtggttgTCAATCAAAATCTACTAAATAGCTCGAATTATACAACCAAAGCTCGCGGAGCCAGAACAATTAGTGGAGATAAAGTAAGAAAGCAGTAATTAATTATCATTTCCTTTTAAAGTAAAACAATCAAGAGCAAAAGTTTATTAAGGAAGTGAATAATGAACATTGAACTCTGGTACCAGACATATTGCAACtaccaaaatttaattttgcaGGGCTATCCAAAAATGACTTCTTCTGCTGGAGAAAGGAAGGGATAACAAGTGCAGCAACTGTCTGATATACAAATACAAGGTTCTCACCGACTGCAAGCTTCGCCACAAAATTCACCTTCACAAATTTGTTTGTTGTGATGGCAGAACCGTTTCAGCAATTCTTGAATTAAGACAATCAGCGGCTCGGGCTCTTGGCAATTTTATGAGTTCTTCACAAATTACTTGCGCTATATTCACTTAATGGGTTTCGGGTTTTAACCAGAAGGGGGGGAAAAAACTAACCGGGTTTCAAGTTTTaaccagaaaaggaaaaattaaaaaaatggggTGTGCACATTTACTTACAAAGACGGTTCCACATATCAATCTAAACCATCCACTTGGGAAGTAGTAGTAGTAGAGAATTAGTGAGTTGGAgtgttgttttcttttctcctttcagTCATCCATTGCTTTTAGCCTACACTGACAAATTGAAGAGCACAACTACTAGAGGCGGAGCCCTCAAGGAGTAACCCGAGCGGTCAGCTCCCTCTTTTTAGAGTATGGTAAATTTATCTGAGCAATTAGGGTTCGAGCCTCCTTGCTATCGTGCTCAGAGTGGAGTGGGGCCTTCTCTCCTTGATCGGAGTGAAATTAGTCAGATCAAAGGTCCGGATATCCATTCCgtcacagaaaaaaaaaaaagaaaatactactactactactactactagtagAGGCGGCGGGCATGGCAAGTTGGAAATCTGCACTTTAACCGGACCGCCTTTTGTCTTTTCGCATCTGGgatccatccatccatccatctaTCAGATTCCTCTGTCGTTCACCACTTATTTTCAAAAGGCTAATCCTTTTATTACATCACCTAAATTACATCACCTAAATTGATATCACCCCCCAATCATGTCTGtcttttttgttgtaaactATCATctctgattaaaaaaaaaaaaaatttatgtgaGTGTTATctcttttgaccaaaaatttgtgTAGTAGGACAGATATTTTGTCGtgtatcatttattttttacgtttgaattcttttattaaaaaaagacTGTCAGGTCCTggtccttttcttcttttttttggtctAATTATTAAATGGAAGATTGTGATCGCATGAATATAATAGTACATTATTGTGATGTATCCAATCAAGTCAATAATGGGTTCCGAGAGCATTTGCTAATCTTTGCTATCCACTCAAGTCATTGTGAAACAGTTTGTGTATGTTATTATTTGGCCCTACTTTTTTGTTAAACATAATCAATCTTTATGTGCTCGAATTGGATTGCAAATTGCATATCCCATAATCATACATTTCATCTGGAAGATCAATGGGGCTAACGTATATCACCAGCTGCCACCCACAATCTTAATCCTAAGAAGGTTGGTATACCAGCATATGTGGAGCTGATGACCTAACCATGGTAGCATATATCCTTTGGTTATCGTATGGGATAGCAACTTATCAAACAACAAAGATCAAGGCCCAttgaaaatcaagaaatgaatTGATCCTATTCAGCATCCGAAGAGGTTAGATTCATTGTTCGaatattttcacaaatttaCCATAAAACAGTAGCGCAGAAAGTGGACGCTCTGAAGTTTCTAGTGAGATTTTAGGGACAACTTTAGAAACcttccctgaggtttctgataatTTCACTAAATTcttttgagattttaaaaattacgcTTATCTCCTTTATCCATCTAAAATCACCATTAAAAGTAGTTTATCATAGTGGTGGAACTATTGTCATAATTGCTTATCAAATAATAAATATGGTATTGagaaattgacaattttttcttacatttgtgTTAAATATATTACGATTATGTTGGATAGTAATTTAAACTTTATAATTTGAGGGCATTTTAgggtatttatataaaaaaaaattttttttgacaaagTCTAATATTTGATTACCAAAAGTGTTAAATTAAGGGAGATgggtgtaatttttaaaaatttcaagggAACTCAACGCAATTACTGAAAATCTTAAGaaaggtttatgaaattatcttGAAATCAAAATGAAGTGTATTCCTAGTAGTCCCCATCAATGTAGCATTAAATGCAAAGTACGTATTACTGTGCCGATTTAATTACTCTTTGGAAAACTAGAGCCTCTAGCTGACACTACAGGGTCCACAGGGAAGTGGGCGCTGGATGCAATAAATTTTGGGATacttttagaaacctcccccgAACTTTTTGATAATTTGATGAAGCTCCCTTGAGATTTATAAAATTGCATATGCCacccttgatttgatagttttaataACCAAACCTTGAAACAACATTGATGAATACCCTACAATGCCTTCAtataatgagttttaatttactttCATATATAATTGTAAGATTATCTAGCACAATTATAAGGAAAatgtatcaaaatttttatgttCATATCTACAATTTGttaaacaactataataataataattttatcattaTGATAGAATACTTTTGATGAtattttattatgaatttaaatttataaaataggGAGAAAAGTGTTGAAACAGTTTTTTAcaatttgtgaattttttgtGTAGTAGGATTACCTTAATTTAGTAGAAATTGTGGGCTAGatctttttgatttattgttgattttgataaaaaaaaaaaacaaaaaaacaaaacaaaaatctaCAAAAAATATTGGATTGCATATAAAGTTAACTTGTCAAAAAATCACCTAACTCGACATTTGATTAAAATAAAATCTAGAAACAATAGTGGTAATTCTATAGTTTTGTTGGCGAAAATTAAAAGAGAGGAATAAGATAGAAAAAGactgaaaaataattttaaaacacaATCTTAGTATAAGCATACCAAACAAGTGAATTTCATTAAAATGATTAAGAGTAATGTTATCATTTAAAATGGCAAAGGAGAAAGAGAGGTacctataatttttaaaatatcgaGAGAGTTGAGTGAAATGGTCAAAATCTCGCCTcaaggaggtttctgaaattgtcCCATCAAATTTTATTGCATCACAAATTCACAGTGTACATGAGGATTGCAAATTCtaattgattgcacttgagatgGATTCGACATGAGACAggtttattcatttattaatatTCAACAACCTATAGCTCTGAACCTGAGTGACACATTTAtaaatgggataatttcagaaacctcccctgaggtttctgacgctttcactgacatcccctgaggttctcaaaatttcacttacctcccttgataaAAAATTGGGCCCCTTTTCTGACGTCATCAGGGTCAAAATTACAGATATATCCCAAGTAGTTGGGGTTAATTACTACCGTTTAGTTACATAATGGCATCTGATATGATTAATTAAGCTTAACAACAATAATAGAAACTTGATTCCTGATACATGAATTAATCCAGTCATTATTTCTtatgcaaatataacatttaattatttaaatttgattttatttttacaatttataaaatttttatcacttatataatatttttaaaaccctaatacatctaaatttgattttatttttcaaatttataagatttttatttaaaaaaatgggatacggataagatatccggttggttcgatttgcataggtgcatatgagaatatccgaatactcctgaaacccgcaagcgggattctgtgttttttctatttcaaggttagctcgcatgcgggttaatgttatatttgagcgcgagaagaaaaaattggtaattaggctctttgggcattataagtaaatatttaaattaatggcagttttattacaccaatattattgtattatcattattatgattattgtattatttcttatgcaaatataacatttaattatccaagcagtttgattttatttttacaatttataaaatttttatcacttatataatatttttaaaaccctaatacatctaaatttgaatctaattttctacaagtcatacttataaatgcgaaatctaacaaaaaagttaaatacaatttttgcaggtcaaatttaacaaatgcgagctatttgcaaaattttaaatatttgcaacattttttaaaacaaaaattagaagcTTTCTGCAAATAATTCCCTACCTctcaaaaaataccaaaataaaaaagataagagCTCGCATTTGCTTCCTAGAAATAATTCCCTAGctcttaaaaaaggaaaaaaaaaaattgagaagagctcgcattcgtggaatgcgagctcaagctcgcatttcacaaatgcgaagacCCCCTGACGGAAATTAAACCCAAAATCActccttttgtagaatttttttaaaattcatcacaaagttggaaatttctcaATAGAAATACAACTTGTCTGGATTCCTTTCACTCTCTGATATCATTACGGTTGCTTTGCGATTACAGCGGCAAAACCTGTTTTTAATGGAGAAAGATGTAGGTGAATTCCATGATTCTCCCCTATGGCTTGAAGAGGCCATGGTTGCAGTTAAAACTTTTTACTCAGAGCTCTAATTGTAGCACAGCAAATGCACTTGTTATCACTCCAAATTAGTAGCAAAGAATGTTAATAGCTTGAAACCTCAGAGGTAGTTAAGTTGCTTTGCTTTATATGCTATTGCTACTGAAACAGCAAACCTTCTGGCCGTTGCAATTTGCAGCTAGCCGTTGCAAAATCTGCCAAATAACTGTTGCATGGCACATCTGGTGCATGCAATTTTTTGTATTGCACTTACCCCCCCTCAACTTTACTAATTAGTCCAAATCATTTATTCTTCTTTGAATCTTCTACTAATACAACTTCTGCAAAGGGTAGTTATGGAATAAAAATACCTTCTCAcacatgaaaataatattttaatctgaTTTGGACTGGATTGttaccacaaaatcaaaagcaagggaggtaagtgaaattttgagaacctcaggggatgtcagtgaaagtgtcagaaacctcaggggaggtttctgaaattatccctttataaATTATAATGTCCTGTGTTCTGCAGCCTCTGCACATGTTTTACAAACCTTTCCCAGTTACTCACTCGAGGTAGTCTGCTACTAATCAATCGATACAGTAGTTAGTTAAGGATAAACAACTGCTCAAAAAAGGCAACGATCATTCCTAATTTCCAGACACCCATTGTGGgggtgtgttttttttttttgaggggtGAATTGTGCACATGTCTGAATGCGATCAGGGAGAATAGTTGAGAACATCCGACAGAAAGTTGTTGGGGCATTTTATATATCTCATCTGGCGATGCACTCATTGTCAAATTCCATTCTGGTTGCAGAACAGCTTTATTTTGCTCCTTTATATATCTGCTGTCTTTTACTAGGCTATGGCAAGGGAACAAATTTCACATGCAACTTGTTCTTGGCTTTCAAGAAAAGGTGATCAGTGAGCTGCTGGTTTTTAGAGTTCTAGAAGTGAGAAAGAAACTAAATAAAGAAAGACAAGTagattcccttttctttttcattttgatGCGCATAAGAGGCTAATGGAAGGTGAAAGAGGCAATGACTTGAAGCCACATGGAGGTGATATTGCAATTGCAATCGTAAGCAGTGCACAAGCATCTGAGACCAGCCTGCAAGGTGGCTACCCTAGACATTCAGCAACACCTGAATCTGGAGCACATTCCCTCTCAAATGCTTCTGTTCAGGACAAGGCATCAGATGGGAATTCAACAAATCCTCAGAATCTGAGGCGCAGGCTTTCTTCAAGGATCAGTGAGTCTGATTCAACACTAAGTGAACTCCAGCTCGGAAACCTATCAATGAAAAGGTCCAAATTTTCACAGACCAAATCAAGAGTGCTGGAAGTGGAAGAATCAAATCCTACTAGCTCGACTTTGTTTGGCCAAGGCAGCGAATTGAGGGCTACTAGCTCGACTGCCAGACGCTTCCTTTCCGAGAAGATTAATTCTATGAGAGCTGGTAACCTGCCACCACCAGCGGAAGCCAATGGTGACGAGGATGATGACGAGAGTGATGATGAAGTGGAGAAGGAGCAGCATAAGGGCGCTCAGAAAAATGCACGTACTCAAAGGTTTAAGAAAATAGGTAAGAATCTGAAAGCCATGGATGTTATTGTTGAATGGATACTGTTTATATGTGCAATGGCTATGATGGTTGCTGGCTTATATGCTCCCAATCTGAAGACTAGTATACTATGGGGTTTAGAACTTTGGAAATGGTGTTTGCTGGTTGCCGTGATATTCTGCGGTCGTTTGGTAACCAAGTGGGCTAAGGATGCCATTGTTTTCGTGATCGAAACCAAATTCTTGTTCAATGAGAGAGTCGTGTATTTCCTACATGGTGTGAAGCAGAGCGTGCGGgttgtgatttggttgggtttAGTTCTCTTGGCATGGGTTCTGTTGATTGATAGAGGTGTAAATCGGTCAAAGGAGACTACCAAGATTCTGAACTATATCTCTAAGGCTCTTGTTTCATCTCTTATTGGGGCAGTCATGTGGATGGTGAAGACTCTACTGGTAAAGCTCATAGCTGCTTCTTTTCATGTGAAGACATTCTTTGAGAAAATTCGAGAGGCCATCTCTGATGAGTGTGTTCTTTTGATGCTGTCCGTGCCGCCGATGCCGAAAGTAGAAGAAAATGGAGACAATTCTCGGCCAAGTGGTAAATTTTGTTGTTTCAGACCTCCAAAATGGTGGAGAAATAAAGAGAATAAGGAGGAAATTGAGGTAGAAGATCACAAAAAGGTGGTGCAGGAAAAGACTAATCATGTACAGAAGAAAGAGGAGATGACATTAAAGAAGCTAGGAAGGATGAAAGCTGGGAAAATGCCTGCTTCAACCATGAAAAACTTGATTGATAGGATAAGGAGCTCAAAGTTATCTATTGTTTCAAGTGCCCTTGATGGGAGCCTCGATGATCTAGGCGAACAGAAGGATATTACCAGCAGATATGAGGCAGAACAAGCTGCTTCCCTAATATTCAACAATGTTAGAAGGCATGGCCGCGAGTAAGACATATATTCGTGCATAAATTCGTTTACCCTTGTCAATTTGATTCCTTTGTTTTGTCTTTCAGGAGGTTTAACGTGTATCATTTCGCAATTCCTGAAGGTACATCAAAGAGCGTGatctttttcattttatgaATGAGGAGAATGGAACCTGTCTGCTCGCTTGGTTTGAGAAAGTGGCGGAACAAGGGAAGATATCTAAGGAGTCTTTAACTGATTGGGCGGTAAGCCGTAGCAGCTTCCATTCggctgcttcttcttcttcttttttcaccTGATCATTATGTTTTTTCTGTCTGTCTTTGGCTTAGTCTACCTACACGGTTCAACTTCTCCGTGAACCTCAACAATTGGTTCAGTGAGGCATCTCCTcttgaataaaataaaacgaaaCCTAAATTGGTAAATAACATTCTAATATAGAGGATGAATCTCaaaattttgagtttggtttgcATTGCACTGTATTCAGTAGACTAACCTGCTGTATGGTCCAGGTAAACGTCTACAAGCAAAGGGAATATTTGTCACATTCATTGAAAGACGCCAAAACAGCTATTGAAGAGCTGAACAGAATTCTGTCTGGAGTCGTTCTTGTCTTGATTGTTGTTGTGTGGTTACTTCTGATGGGATTCGCAACAACCAAAGTACTCGTGTTCTTGTCATCCCAAATCTTACTCGTTGTGTTTATATTTGGCAACACCTGCCGGACTGTATTTGAGGCCATGATTTTTGTATTTGTCATGCACCCCTTCGATGTCGGCGATCGTTGTGTCATTGATGGCGTTCAGGTAATTCACAAAGATCATCAGGCTAACTGATAACTCAAATCTATGCTCTTTGATCATGCACATGATGATGATGCTAACTCAATCTATGCTCACAGATGATTGTCGAGGAGATGGATATCTTGAAAACTGCATTTTATAGATATGACAACGAAATGATTTACTATCCTAATGCTGTTTTGGCTACTAAATCCATCGGCAATTTTAATCGAAGCCCCGATAAGATGGGTGATACTGTGAATTTTGACGTTGATGTTTCTACTTCATTTGAAAGTATTGAAGCTctcaaagcaaaaataaaagagtAAGCTAGCTCCACTTCCTCATCTTGACAAAGTAGCAGCTATCAATATTtgctaaatttctttttttcagtCGGTAACTTAATGAGCAATTTCAGGTACATAGATGGTAATCCTCATCATTGGCACCCAGATCATAGCGTGCAGATTAAAGAGATTGAGCAAAtgaacaagatgaaaatggcTCTTTTTGTCAATCACAAAATGAACTTTCAAGATTTCCTGCAGAAGATGAATCGTCGGACTGAGCTTATGCTAGCACTCAAGAAGATTTTTGAAGATGTTGGTATCAAATATCATCTTCTCCCTCAAGAACTGCATATCAGTTACATTGGATCTGCAGTGGCAACTTCTGCATCTGTCATGCAGACGAGATGAGTTCTCAGAGATGAAGACAGCCGACGCCTATCTTGTAGTAGAGTACTATGTATGACTAGAATGTATGCATATTCCAGTCATCAAAACTGCTACTAAAGCACTTATCCAATTGTAATAGACTAGTAATAATTAAAAATGCTGGTAGGCAGGTAGCCATGGCCTTTGGGCAATAAACCAATGTAGACCCGAGTCTGAGTGAATGCAAGCAGTAAAACGGACACCGGGCAGAGTGTGTTTGCTTGAGTTTTGAAGCTCATGGTTCCTTTTTAATACTAGTAATATAAAGTTAGAAGTTCTCAACATTGGATTTACATAACCGGCTTGAATGTATAAAAGAATGTCGTCTGATGCTTCTCCACAATGCATAAAAATCTTGGGTGTAgtccatttcttctttttttttttttgaaccgAGACTGAAACTGTGAGTTTGTTTTGAAGTAGACCCTATAAAGGTAAATACTAATCCAAACAGAATTTCTAATGCTCAGAGATAAAATTTGGGCTCCAAATTCACTAAAAAACTCTTTTTTGTTCCATaagcccttttctttttctctattatttgaTTGGCGGGCTTGTGTATTAGATAACCCTATCCAAGATAGCCCATTGGAGGAGCTGCCACGTAGGACAAAGAATAAGAGAGACAATCGCATCTCCATTTTCCACCTCTCGTCAACACTCTTTGCTCCATCATTTTTATGTAAAGACAGCAATATCAACAACATCCAACTCTCAAAATTCAGAGAAAGAAACTGTTGGGCTTCAGAGGTTGAGAGAAGCAATGATGGCCTCTACATCAGCAGTCTCTATGGGCGGCATGCCTTTGACCTACGCAAGCCGAAAGAGGCTACCAGCTGCAGACAGTTTCTTCAAGCCATTGCCAGTGAGGCCCTCCAATGCTGCTGCAGCAGCAAAGCCCATTGCCAAGTTTCAGGTCAACGCTTCTTCACTCAAGGAAAAGGCGGTGACTGGATTGACAGCAGCTGCATTGACTGCTTCGATGATGATTCCGGATGTGGCTGAGGCTGCTGATTCTGGTCTTTCACCGTCCCTCAAGAGCTTCTTGCTGAGCATTGTTGCTGGAGGAGTGGTCCTTGCTTTGCTCTTTGGTGCTGTAATAGCTGTTGCCAACTTTGATCCTGTCAAGCGGAGCTGAAAAACTGTTCGGAATAATACACACATTCCAATTTTCTCTCCCAACTTGTATCTATGTTGCTAGTAATGACTAATGTTTGTACTTTTGAGTTATTCATGCCTCCAATTATTATTGTGCTGGAAAGACGTGAATGTCAAAGT
The Coffea arabica cultivar ET-39 chromosome 6c, Coffea Arabica ET-39 HiFi, whole genome shotgun sequence genome window above contains:
- the LOC113692740 gene encoding uncharacterized protein produces the protein MMASTSAVSMGGMPLTYASRKRLPAADSFFKPLPVRPSNAAAAAKPIAKFQVNASSLKEKAVTGLTAAALTASMMIPDVAEAADSGLSPSLKSFLLSIVAGGVVLALLFGAVIAVANFDPVKRS
- the LOC140008446 gene encoding mechanosensitive ion channel protein 10-like, whose protein sequence is MEGERGNDLKPHGGDIAIAIVSSAQASETSLQGGYPRHSATPESGAHSLSNASVQDKASDGNSTNPQNLRRRLSSRISESDSTLSELQLGNLSMKRSKFSQTKSRVLEVEESNPTSSTLFGQGSELRATSSTARRFLSEKINSMRAGNLPPPAEANGDEDDDESDDEVEKEQHKGAQKNARTQRFKKIGKNLKAMDVIVEWILFICAMAMMVAGLYAPNLKTSILWGLELWKWCLLVAVIFCGRLVTKWAKDAIVFVIETKFLFNERVVYFLHGVKQSVRVVIWLGLVLLAWVLLIDRGVNRSKETTKILNYISKALVSSLIGAVMWMVKTLLVKLIAASFHVKTFFEKIREAISDECVLLMLSVPPMPKVEENGDNSRPSGKFCCFRPPKWWRNKENKEEIEVEDHKKVVQEKTNHVQKKEEMTLKKLGRMKAGKMPASTMKNLIDRIRSSKLSIVSSALDGSLDDLGEQKDITSRYEAEQAASLIFNNVRRHGREYIKERDLFHFMNEENGTCLLAWFEKVAEQGKISKESLTDWAVNVYKQREYLSHSLKDAKTAIEELNRILSGVVLVLIVVVWLLLMGFATTKVLVFLSSQILLVVFIFGNTCRTVFEAMIFVFVMHPFDVGDRCVIDGVQMIVEEMDILKTAFYRYDNEMIYYPNAVLATKSIGNFNRSPDKMGDTVNFDVDVSTSFESIEALKAKIKEYIDGNPHHWHPDHSVQIKEIEQMNKMKMALFVNHKMNFQDFLQKMNRRTELMLALKKIFEDVGIKYHLLPQELHISYIGSAVATSASVMQTR